One genomic segment of Drosophila melanogaster chromosome 3L includes these proteins:
- the CG42588 gene encoding uncharacterized protein, isoform B, with protein MDNSSKQVIMGPPAPMTTTSNQPKPGNPTSAPPPHATKTAAAPPKRIIKKIQLDFNKLKEAGLDRQLAEVLRKQKLDAKRVDAPSSTSLSTSAAAQSTPTAPESKLQSPQQQLRQPAPQPLVKRFMISEHIEKIVPIQPTPNPTDGDRSKQVKALLKNRILNKSLITNTQAQQKPTTSKAAPKMPPPVCHETAPRSGGISPAPAASSMSIAKADLTVRQKQPPLLLNLVNQLPKHRAMCVSSDSPLVNPHGTVHQVSPSPQRIPVQQTTNVFSQPYPPPEVPIARAAPTVPTQLHRSPTPPLIVLEHKVLAPNEKIDLSGLRLPNAPVEATNSPDSAATPNIQSKVIKGKVIMNANKFKVSREKLAEMAKEIRNQADQVKQPQAMKTLNSKDVISTMDTHFTINTILQPKRTSPFSSPTLKGNIAPLYNPKPNKATDFSAGSSIRSNPLPVESTKQTIIESNESTEDKAIDFPTSVPTTPGNRYSSEPNQATSNSVELELVSNLETEGVMAVANPIDFPVYIPSTPDPTTESSPLKSFNEPINYPEVNALGSSTPVYIPITSERGHLTAEVTTESNLVDLPEPENIPKDMNADLVQSVPLISKLNREPNTEIGDMHSQADTSAVSQEQSSSSAATSPEHKIQSAVDFIAQLTAENPLDESSFMDLSPEEQRLSALFGFGGCSFASSSVTQPEEEELPIGKIVKMDDMNILHATLDISSDSTNVLRISPNAVKMQSSVTSLSTPLVDLQVGDSALEDTNIHNNFPNPVDNTTASELQNVKSSVTETSIQEANDETTVITTLPKKCDEKSQVPLEEVKTASDPEPLKEVNPPVKRAPIRSKKAKINLVQRTKRPSIQKPIEVKKAKLDFEEEDEQAMAIDHSLMEDRYGVPGIEVPADEKQCEEEISPVQDEDSAKSQAHEDKDDESEISYQKEDKIQSKSSSERDLTQLYHPPKMPKNKSTHKTSSQEDFEVPQPASSSSNVSLIDVLSQNPPAPQGEPQLPFRKDSQELNTSVDSSVDAKGIQNLIGHLTAEKVVPQTKKLSPTSKTEEASKALPRKKLVKTRPVLSKRSTKVGQKNPSEKPVHFEFLHPVSANAGNRIPTSSTSDDDGSIFLGFDDNEGKRSKTPVRSQRVKQMKINETDISDDATPDYDETEEEQPSIEIQQPVKNSAADSKFTFDRHQVVGAFSDDSDSSDAGPSSPMDFGDNMSIEDSRTSEEDVTAWAKLVNENEKPFVDEVLSPSKSGTEATVDCSRIDDPLKTDGEATSSHHSEITPFCASSESKCVTDEKQPVIKEKDSITLDRKSEKSRRMSTKSILMTTDEHVKDSSTTSKINEKRLTSSPLKTPGSSENTELRLLEEGNASDKQNEHLISPEALTNQKNAKLKKNLEEVSPEKPVSSLRSRGKRKSGSHNKKLDESEKHSENISCAKKEEKATERDLEDGEQLTTVDSTEDTDSTRNPIDNITAENTAIRAKRKTRCIVSKDSKKEMKDLKEDGVKSSKDDLPPTMDSSEKPEDQKLDDVPDVSVKSKGTRKSLRASLNNEVPAIQPEPVINTVSSSENSTSKMEDVVTEPNDTKNKRHTRNKSPQIKGSPTIKHFESIESEAIKGSDVSSKAESSIRPTRQRQSRYSKAKSEPKALADSKSENVSDPSISTVTQDLGQAKYDSSEKPSGDVQLNPVKDSCNEQDACKDSNQAKDLPKSRKKRQSQSGTSKIIVPPVSQPKPEKLHEQNRDESVRAPKEQLDPTTSKNSRGKRQSRSIAATNTPTTMLTTASEDPEAVEGDSVEVPIKRKASTRRGSVPRDTPISSVNASDESAVLESVPKKGRRSNISSVPADTTIPKSSKSDSLNAIEIIPPICEEPKVVPSKRGRKRAAPSDIETGLAKKLKTEESSETERVVDFNLRLLLIRKRDQLDTDEVLTNDGKGQGPLQCGLCLVRSDKNNWQRHIGEHYGVGWLVGETPKNITRSGIMTMMKNYLQKNGGKLTCRLCNHQLGSYLGMMLHLEGCGNKQRFQCEFCQRSYTKLSLPVHIRTCPKRIAPQVTEDPEDADGDCKETVFSNAGRAKRKSTIKAETKLKKIGEALTTQKSGEGASAKNDFDGDSSDYDLTKDKESSEEYDSEGVDSNEDSISSEGEGSLGDNFSTSKQSKANRRGDIDRKRICNRPVNVGECQQKPLLSRYHHLEARATHKWNEFVQRNYEAGALFTQLVPSYSKIPEKNTDGMLPPKNTPSMRYSYGKVKNEDDWKQLAPFEGFNKEGEYVGYLGSSIKKLEWVPLPPKAASQYLLCSVRSKMKTFARHKKLKDEDGLLMLLKCTAKNAGKSWTLRPELHYCVHVPNGPIHSFSFLPSGGYDKSSNRLGVLAVANSLSSVHIYALPLELANDEIDENADEKVVIQLDSLITLTLDINNPVQDQCTKICWSLSAGHSFLATGYSSGHFALWDIGEKDNLNCFIRNNQTHFVPVNFLYIGERNVQYMDLHYDNNGPRWLAVGTSIRQFKIYDIANWSNPYILTQDTISSLYMANLTWSPICEALVVSSSHFFRTIAVSPSGIQFEHRTLDGTLTTTREMHTNCQQNHMVFVTDNGDLVFLDVRNLNCGPALLKSTVNSRAVSTTELHHLGSSAPSATDPIDPDEFVRDYGLQINPLVPEPHKRKSTYLSAKRRPQNIHSLAMTRFNCVRCNWNSPTHTWVAMGAEHGMLRILNFDRDKFF; from the exons ATGGACAACTCCAGCAAACAGGTCATCATGGGTCCACCGGCGCCAATGACCACCACTTCTAATCAACCGAAGCCCGGTAATCCCACCAGCGCCCCTCCTCCACACGCCACCAAAACTGCTGCAGCTCCGCCCAAGCGAATAATTAAGAAGATTCAGCTGGATTTCAACAAGCTCAAGGAGGCTGGACTCGATAGGCAGCTGGCCGAGGTGCTTAGGAAGCAGAAGCTGGATGCCAAGAGGGTGGACGCCCCATCGTCCACCAGTCTTTCCACCTCTGCCGCAGCGCAGTCGACGCCAACTGCGCCAGAGAGCAAATTGCAGTcgccacaacaacaattgcgTCAGCCTG cACCTCAGCCTCTAGTAAAGCGTTTTATGATCTCGGAACACATCGAGAAGATAGTGCCCATCCAGCCGACTCCAAATCCAACGGATGGTGACCGTTCCAAACAAGTGAAGGCGCTATTAAAGAACAGAATACTAAACAAGAGCTTAATCACGAACACGCAGGCTCAGCAGAAGCCCACAACTTCCAAAGCAGCGCCTAAGATGCCACCACCTGTTTGCCACGAAACAGCTCCTCGCAGTGGCGGGATTTCCCCAGCTCCGGCAGCCTCTTCCATGTCCATTGCCAAGGCGGACTTGACTGTCCGACAAAAGCAGCCGCCACTTTTGCTCAATTTGGTAAATCAGCTGCCCAAACATCGAGCCATGTGCGTATCGAGTGACAGTCCCTTAGTGAACCCGCACGGGACAGTGCATCAAGTTTCCCCAAGTCCACAGAGGATTCCAGTACAGCAAACTACGAATGTTTTTAGCCAACCATATCCACCTCCAGAGGTTCCTATAGCTCGAGCAGCTCCTACGGTTCCCACACAACTTCATAGGAGTCCAACACCGCCGCTAATTGTGCTGGAGCATAAGGTGTTGGCACCCAACGAGAAAATCGATTTGAGTGGGCTTCGGCTGCCCAATGCTCCGGTGGAAGCTACAAATTCTCCGGATAGCGCTGCAACACCAAATATCCAATCTAAAGTGATCAAGGGCAAGGTTATTATGAACGCCAATAAGTTTAAGGTTTCACGGGAAAAACTGGCCGAGATGGCCAAAGAGATTCGTAATCAGGCGGATCAGGTGAAACAACCTCAAGCTATGAAAACACTTAATTCAAAGGATGTTATTTCCACAATGGATACTCATTTCACTATTAACACAATACTTCAACCAAAACGAACGTCGCCCTTTTCATCACCAACTCTGAAAGGAAATATTGCTCCTTTGTATAATCCAAAGCCAAATAAAGCAACAGACTTTTCAGCTGGCTCAAGTATTCGTTCAAATCCATTACCTGTAGAatcaacaaaacaaacaattattGAATCGAATGAGTCTACTGAAGACAAGGCAATAGACTTTCCCACATCAGTGCCTACAACACCTGGAAATCGTTATTCGTCTGAACCAAATCAGGCCACTTCTAATTCCGTGGAACTAGAATTAGTTTCCAATTTAGAAACGGAAGGAGTTATGGCAGTTGCTAACCCAATTGATTTTCCTGTATATATTCCCTCAACTCCTGATCCGACTACCGAGTCAAGCCCTCTTAAGTCCTTTAATGAACCAATCAATTATCCAGAGGTGAATGCACTTGGATCAAGTACTCCTGTATATATTCCTATAACTTCGGAAAGAGGGCATTTAACTGCTGAGGTTACCACAGAATCGAACCTGGTTGATTTGCCTGAACCAGAAAACATACCTAAAGATATGAACGCCGACTTGGTTCAATCTGTTCCTTTAATATCCAAATTGAATAGGGAACCGAACACAGAAATAGGTGATATGCATTCTCAAGCGGACACATCAGCAGTGAGTCAAGAACAATCGAGTTCTTCTGCGGCCACATCACCAGAGCATAAAATCCAATCCGCTGTAGATTTCATAGCTCAATTGACCGCTGAAAATCCGCTCGATGAAAGCAGCTTTATGGATCTTTCACCGGAAGAGCAAAGATTGAGTGCTCTATTTGGATTTGGAGGATGTTCGTTTGCTAGTTCATCGGTTACGCAacccgaggaggaggagctaCCCATCGGAAAGATTGTTAAAATGGACGATATGAATATATTGCATGCTACTTTGGATATAAGCAGCGACAGTACAAATGTACTGAGGATTAGCCCGAACGCAGTAAAAATGCAAAGCAGTGTAACATCATTGAGTACACCATTGGTGGACTTACAAGTGGGAGACTCAGCTCTGGAGGACACTAATATACACAATAACTTCCCAAACCCAGTAGATAATACCACTGCAAGCGAATTGCAAAATGTGAAATCTTCGGTAACCGAGACCTCAATTCAAGAGGCCAACGATGAAACAACTGTTATCAcaactttgccaaaaaaatgtgaCGAAAAATCACAAGTGCCTTTGGAAGAGGTCAAGACAGCGTCAGATCCAGAGCCCTTAAAGGAGGTCAATCCTCCTGTGAAAAGGGCACCTATCAGATCCaaaaaagctaaaattaaTCTAGTGCAACGCACCAAAAGACCAAGCATCCAAAAGCCAATTGAAGTGAAGAAAGCCAAGTTAGATTttgaggaggaggacgagcaGGCGATGGCTATCGATCACAGCCTGATGGAGGATCGATACGGAGTCCCAGGAATCGAG GTGCCAGCAGATGAGAAGCAGTGTGAAGAAGAAATCAGTCCAGTTCAAGATGAAGATTCAGCGAAAAGCCAAGCCCATGAGGACAAAGATGATGAGAGTGAAATAAGTTACCAAAAAGAAGATAAAATTCAGTCAAAATCATCATCGGAACGAGACCTAACCCAGTTATACCACCCACCCAAAATGCCTAAGAATAAATCTACACACAAGACCAGTAGTCAGGAAGACTTCGAGGTTCCACAGCCCGCATCGTCAAGCAGTAATGTCTCCCTAATTGATGTCCTCTCACAAAATCCACCTGCCCCACAGGGTGAGCCCCAGTTACCATTCCGTAAGGACTCGCAGGAGTTAAATACCAGTGTAGATAGCTCAGTTGATGCCAAAGGAATACAGAATTTAATTGGCCACCTGACGGCCGAAAAGGTGGTGCCACAAACCAAAAAGCTATCGCCAACTTCTAAAACAGAAGAAGCATCTAAAGCGCTACCCCGCAAGAAACTTGTTAAGACACGTCCCGTGCTCAGCAAGAGATCCACAAAAGTTGGCCAGAAAAATCCGTCGGAAAAGCCCGTGCATTTTGAGTTTCTTCATCCAGTTAGCGCGAATGCTGGAAATCGGATTCCAACTTCCAGCACAAGTGATGATGATGGCTCCATATTTCTGGGCTTCGATGACAACGAAGGGAAACGCTCTAAGACTCCAGTGCGAAGCCAGCGAGTGAAACAAATGAAGATCAATGAAACGGACATCAGCGATGACGCTACACCAGATTACGATGAGACCGAGGAGGAGCAGCCGTCTATAGAGATACAGCAACCAGTGAAGAACTCTGCGGCGGATTCTAAGTTTACTTTTGACCGTCACCAGGTTGTGGGAGCATTTTCTGATGATTCCGATAGCAGCGATGCAGGTCCTTCTAGTCCAATGGATTTTGGAGATAACATGTCGATAGAAGACAGCAGAACGAGTGAAGAGGATGTTACTGCATGGGCAAAGCTCGTTAATGAAAATGAGAAGCCTTTTGTCGATGAAGTACTTTCCCCTTCAAAATCTGGTACTGAAGCAACTGTAGACTGTTCGAGAATTGATGATCCACTCAAAACAGATGGAGAAGCAACATCGTCTCATCATAGCGAAATAACCCCTTTCTGTGCTTCCAGCGAAAGTAAGTGTGTTACAGATGAAAAACAGCCTGTGATAAAGGAAAAGGATTCCATAACTCTTGACAGAAAATCCGAAAAGAGCAGGAGAATGTCAaccaaatcaattttaatgacTACAGATGAACATGTTAAAGATAGTTCAACTACCAGTAAGATAAACGAAAAGCGGTTGACTAGTAGTCCTTTAAAAACACCAGGCTCCTCAGAAAATACTGAATTGCGACTCTTGGAAGAGGGTAATGCGTCTGATAAGCAAAATGAACATCTAATATCACCCGAAGCTTTGACAAAtcagaaaaatgcaaaattaaagaaaaaccTTGAAGAAGTATCGCCTGAGAAACCAGTCTCATCTTTAAGATCTAGAGGAAAAAGAAAGTCTGGGAGTCATAACAAAAAATTGGACGAGTCTGAAAAACATTCTGAAAACATAAGTTGCGCgaagaaagaagaaaaagcTACAGAAAGAGATTTGGAAGATGGTGAACAATTGACGACAGTTGATAGTACAGAAGACACAGATTCAACACGAAATCCGATCGATAATATCACTGCGGAAAACACTGCGATTAGAGCAAAACGAAAAACTCGTTGTATAGTTTCTAAAGATTCTAAGAAAGAAATGAAAGATCTTAAAGAGGACGGTGTGAAATCTTCAAAAGACGATTTACCTCCAACGATGGATTCATCAGAGAAGCCGGAGGACCAAAAGCTCGATGACGTTCCGGATGTATCCGTAAAATCAAAAGGAACTAGAAAATCACTTCGTGCTTCACTCAATAATGAAGTGCCTGCTATTCAGCCTGAACCAGTAATAAATACTGTCTCATCATCAGAAAATTCGACATCAAAGATGGAAGACGTTGTGACAGAGCCAAATGATACCAAAAATAAGCGGCATACTCGAAATAAATCTCCACAAATAAAAGGTTCACCAACTATTAAACACTTTGAAAGTATAGAAAGTGAAGCTATTAAAGGTTCAGATGTATCAAGTAAAGCTGAAAGTTCGATAAGACCAACTAGACAACGGCAATCTCGTTATAGTAAAGCTAAATCTGAACCCAAAGCTCTCGCAGATTCTAAATCGGAAAATGTATCCGATCCTAGCATATCGACTGTTACTCAAGATTTAGGCCAGGCGAAATATGATTCCTCGGAGAAACCAAGTGGAGACGTACAACTGAATCCTGTAAAGGATTCCTGTAATGAACAAGATGCGTGTAAGGATTCCAATCAAGCAAAAGATTTGCCAAAAAGTAGGAAAAAACGGCAATCCCAAAGTGGAACATCCAAAATAATAGTTCCACCAGTAAGTCAGCCAAAACCTGAGAAATTACATGAACAGAATAGAGATGAAAGTGTTCGAGCCCCAAAAGAACAGCTAGACCCGACTACATCTAAAAATTCAAGAGGAAAACGACAATCGCGATCAATAGCAGCTACAAATACTCCAACCACAATGCTTACCACAGCGTCAGAAGATCCTGAGGCAGTTGAAGGAGATTCTGTGGAGGTCCCCATCAAACGAAAGGCGTCAACTCGCAGAGGTTCAGTCCCACGAGACACGCCGATATCATCAGTTAACGCTTCCGATGAAAGTGCGGTTCTGGAATCGGTTCCTAAGAAAGGCAGAAGGAGTAACATCAGTAGCGTACCAGCTGACACCACAATACCAAAATCAAGTAAATCTGATTCTTTAAATGCTATTGAAATCATCCCGCCAATATGTGAAGAACCGAAGGTGGTACCCTCAAAAAGGGGAAGAAAGCGCGCTGCTCCTTCTGATATAGAAACTGGATTAGCCAAAAAGTTGAAGACTGAGGAAAGTTCGGAAACCGAAAGAGTAGTTGACTTTAATCTTCGTCTACTGCTCATAAGAAAGCGGGATCAGTTGGACACCGACGAAGTCTTAACTAATGATGGAAAAGGACAGGGTCCTCTGCAATGTGGATTGTGTCTGGTGCGGAGTGATAAGAACAATTGGCAGCGCCATATAGGAGAGCATTATGGAGTTGGTTGGCTTGTGGGAGAGACACCCAAG aatATCACGCGTTCTGGCATAATGACAATGATGAAGAACTATCTTCAGAAAAACGGAGGAAAACTAACTTGTCGCCTTTGTAATCATCAATTGGGCTCGTACTTGGGCATGATGCTCCATTTGGAGGGATGTGGCAACAAGCAGCGTTTCCAGTGCGAATTTTGCCAGCGCTCCTATACCAAACTATCACTTCCGGTCCATATACGGACTTGTCCAAAGCGCATAGCGCCCCAAGTCACTGAAGATCCGGAAGATGCGGATGGAGATTGTAAAGAAACCGTTTTTAGTAATGCTGGTCGGGCCAAGAGGAAGTCTACTATTAA AGCTGAAaccaaattaaagaaaattggCGAAGCCCTGACAACACAAAAGTCGGGAGAGGGAGCTTCCGCAAAGAACGACTTCGATGGCGATTCATCCGACTATGATTTGACCAAGGACAAGGAATCTTCTGAGGAATATGATTCGGAAGGAGTGGATTCCAATGAGGACTCCATAAGCAGCGAAGGTGAGGGCAGCCTTGGTGATAATTTCTCAACATCCAAGCAATCGAAGGCAAACCGACGAGGAGACATTGACAGGAAACGAATTTGTAACCGACCAGTAAATGTGGGAGAGTGTCAGCAGAAGCCTT TACTCTCACGTTATCACCACTTGGAGGCTAGAGCCACCCATAAATGGAATGAATT CGTGCAACGCAATTATGAAGCTGGGGCTTTATTCACCCAACTGGTGCCCAGCTATTCGAAGATCCCTGAAAAGAACACCGATGGCATGCTACCTCCCAAGAATACACCATCTATGCGCTATTCTTATGGTAAAGTTAAAAACGAAGACGATTGGAAACAGTTGGCACCGTTTGAGGGCTTTAACAAAGAAG gTGAATATGTAGGCTATCTGGGCAGCTCAATTAAGAAACTTGAATGGGTTCCTCTACCACCGAAAGCTGCGAGTCAATACCTGCTATGTTCCGTGCGGTCAAAGATGAAAACCTTTGCAAgacacaaaaaattaaaggaTGAAGATGGTCTATTGATGTTACTGAAGTGCACTGCCAAGAATGCGGGCAAATCATGGACCCTACGACCGGAACTTCATTATTGTGTTCATGTACCCAATGGACCGATTCAtagcttttcatttttgccCAGTGGTGGCTATGATAAGTCATCCAATCGATTAGGCGTATTGGCTGTGGCGAATTCGTTGAGTAGTGTTCACATTTATGCACTGCCATTGGAGCTGGCGAATGATGAAATTGATGAAAATGCCGATGAAAAGGTGGTCATTCAACTAGATTCATTGATAACGCTTACATTGGATATTAACAATCCTGTACAGGATCAGTGCACTAAAATTTGTTGGTCGCTG TCTGCGGGACACAGTTTTCTAGCAACAGGCTACAGCAGCGGTCACTTTGCCTTATGGGACATTGGCGAAAAGGACAATTTGAACTGTTTTATTAGAAATAATCAGACTCATTTTGTGCCTGTAAATTTCCTTTACATAGGAGAGCGGAATGTTCAAT ATATGGATCTTCATTATGACAATAATGGTCCACGCTGGCTTGCAGTTGGCACTTCCATACGTCAGTTTAAAATCTATGATATTGCGAATTGGTCGAACCCATATATACTAACACAAGACACCATTTCCAGTCTTTATATGGCCAATTTAACCTGGTCACCTATTTGTGAGGCCCTAGTAGTCAGTAGTTCAC ACTTTTTTCGCACCATAGCAGTTAGTCCCTCGGGTATACAATTCGAGCACAGGACCCTTGATGGAACCCTAACAACGACACGGGAAATGCATACCAATTGCCAGCAAAATCACATGGTGTTCGTAACGGACAATGGCGATTTGGTGTTCCTGGATGTACGAAATCTTAACTGTGGCCCTGCGCTGCTGAAATCAACGGTCAACTCACGTGCCGTATCCACCACCGAGTTGCATCACTTAGGCTCATCTGCCCCCAGCGCAACGGATCCCATCGATCCCGATGAGTTCGTCCGGGACTATGGGTTGCAAATCAATCCGCTGGTCCctgagccgcacaaacgcaagtCCACATATCTGAGCGCCAAACGTAGACCGCAAAACATACACTCCCTGGCAATGACCAGGTTCAATTGCGTTCGTTGCAATTGGAATTCACCCACCCACACTTGGGTGGCCATGGGTGCGGAACATGGCATGTTGCGAATCCTCAACTTCGATCGAGATAAATTCTTCTAA